The Pseudoliparis swirei isolate HS2019 ecotype Mariana Trench chromosome 19, NWPU_hadal_v1, whole genome shotgun sequence genomic sequence ATCAGGAGCAATGACTAATTTATTTAgccattaatattaataatttaataaaaagttaTTTCTAAATTgttgcatttaaaaacaaaatatacagTATCTTTCATGTCAATAGAAGTTACACAATTAGTTTTATAGAGTACATATTTACTCTCGATACTATAAAACTGAAAAGTACCCTTAGTGACCTTTAGATGTTTTAACATAGTAGCATAGAACTGTGTGTCAGCTAATCCCTTTCCCCCCTAAATATACCTGCACCCTGTTTGTTCTCAGTGTATGGACAATGGAACCTTCCAATTtgagaagagaagaaataaacaaaacaaaataaaactacaCAACTGCGTTCTTTAACTTGAGGCTGGATCACAGCCCTTAACGAACACACTGGAAGAAAACGCCACCACAGATGAGAACAATAGGATGCAACAATGCCAATTTATTTGTCAGGTTTACAGTCGATCAGAACTATCGAGCGGCACACACAACATGGCATCTCTGGTATTTCAAATGCTTCAGCTAGTGATAACACAGGGCACCACATGGGGGTCTGAGCGGACCCGGGGGAACACCGGCGGAGCGGACGGTTCAAATCCACTGGACTCAACCGGTCTGCCTGGTGGTTTCAGTTTAAACTTTTTGTTTCAACTACATATAAATCAATTATCAGCAattatactttatatacacaAAACACCTTTGTTGTATCGCGCTggcttatttaattatttttttcaaaagtatcttatttttcaaaatagagTTTTACTAATTCATAACTACAGAATACATAAAGCTGCATTTACCATAATTGCGACGATGAAGAAGAACTTTATACAAAGAGACGGAGACGAGAGCCGCGGCCCGGGACGCGTGAAGCAAAGGCCGCGGGAAAGTGTTTCACACGGTGGGCAAAACGGAAACGCACAAAAGAAATAACCTCTCGAATATGCCAGCAGCATGGGAGCTACGACTCCACAcaagactgggggggggggggagtgatttGTCTACATGAACACGCTTCTGAAGGTTAAATGGCCCAACGTCGGATGCACACGCGCTGAAGAAACCAGCTCCAAGTTCAGcgccaaaacaaacaaaccacagATGCTCCAAAGTTATCGCGATGGTCAAATCATTCAAGAAAATACGCTCGCGTCCACGATCACTTCGGTCCGTCTCGAGCAAAACAATAAAGAGAGGAGTGCTGGGGAGGAACTAAAGATGGAGACCAGAAGTACTACAGCAGCTAAATGCTTCAAAATAAGACTCCAAATATATCAAAGAACCAGAGGCAACGCACAGCATTTCATTGGATAACCAATTAGTTCACTaacttagcacacacacaaatatatatatatgtatatatatacacacatatgtatacatatgtatacataaatatatatatatatatacatacatacacacaacaaaaaatggGAAAAGAACATTAAATGAAACCAGGTAGAACCTGAAAGCAAGCGGTAATCAGCTGTTATTTATCATGTATTTACAGCACAGAAGTGATGTTTCTGAACGGGAGAAAGCGAAAAACGAAGCCAGCTGTTAGTTATTTGACCAcacggtgtgggggggggggggggcgacgactTTAAAACATGCAGATTCAGTGCTCCCTCGAGGCCTGAAGGGGTGGAAGGGGACCACGACACTCGGCTCTGCCGTATCGAAGCAAGCTTTCACACTCGGGATCGTTTTCCGTTTTCGCCCCAGATGTGTCGCCACGACGACGCTCCCATTTACAGTCACTCTGCCGTCACGTTAAAACTGCCTCCTATCGTCGCACCGTAAACGCCACCCGCAGCAGTTTAAACCAGAGTGGGGATGTCAAATACTGGCGCTGTgcatctggctccgccccctcgcacGCCAACGAAGAAACGAACACACCCGGTTTCCTGCTCAACGTGGCCTGAACTCTGCTTCTCGGCCCGCTCTGGCCTCCTGTCAGCGGCGGGGGAGGGGTTGCATTagtagcgggggggggggggggatgtgtgccGTTACAGCATCTACAAGCTTGTTAACTGTATTAAGCTGAAATACCTGCCCGTGGTatcgcacgtgtgtgtgtgtcgaggtgGGGGCTACTGCAAGCTCTTCCTGTTGGCCTCCTCGAGGCTGCTGCGCGCGGCGGTTTTTCGGGGAGCGGCGTGGTCCGTGagctctgagggggggggggggggggggcaccgatCGAGTCACTGGTGTCACATCAGGATGTCCAGGTCGTCGACGTGGTCGTCCTCCTCCGTCACCCGCAGCGCCAGCACCTCCTCGTTCAGGAACAGTCCGCTCAGGCGCTCCTTGCGGGCCTGCCGCTGCTCCTTCAGCTGCCGCTTGCGCATGGCCTTCTGCTGGAGCTTACGCTGCTTGGAGCGTTTCTGAGAGACGggcgtggagagagagagagagagagagagagagagataccagGATGAGGATCAAGGTGTTGAAATTGATGAGACAACAAATTAACCAGAGTGGTATCAGAGATGGAAATGTATCCTTCTGAGAttgcgcacgcgcacacgcacacgcacacacacacacacacacacacctcttactTTAGAGTCTCGTATGCGCTCTCCGGTGCTGGAGAGGTTCCCGTCGCTGTGAGCTCTGCTCATGTTGGAGACACTGCCTCCGCTGCAGGCCGACGCCGCGCCACCTGGAAGACGCGACGCAGACGGTTTCACAaccgggaggagagagagcgccgCTCGAAATGTGAGCTGGATGCGTGACACATTTCTGCATCTCACCTGCCACGGAGTTGGAGGCCGTGGAGCCGCCGGAGGAGCTGGCGGAGCTGACCATGCTGGCGTTGCTGCTGCTCGCCACGCTGACGCCGCCGGTGCTGCCGCTGCTGTGGCTGCTCCGCTTCCAGCCCTCTCTGGTGCTGCTGGCCCGCTGCCGGGGGCTGTGCTCTCTGATGTAGTTACGCACCTGGTGACATCACACcgggggggggtgaagaaaaTAAGAATGAGAAATGAGCTTTTCGCATGCTACGTATCTGCGCGAGCCCTCGTCTTCAATACGCGGCAACAGCCGATAGGTGAAACGTAAAAGGCAACTAAATGTAACCATGGCAACTGACAGATGGATGTAGAGTGTCGGATTTTAATATATAATCTGACTTTAATGTTCACGAACAACGCTTAAAGCTTATGCATACGTGCACATATGAAGGTGTGGCAAAAATGCAGCCGATACGGATCTATTACTCTGAGTCGGCTTGTCGACCGGTTGGTTAACGGGGCGCTAAGGAGCTTCTGCCCACCTGCTTGAGTTTCTCGTCCGTGAGACAGTTGAGCTCGATGATGAACTCGCTGTCGGTGGGGGAGATCTGAGCACAGGGGTCGATGATCTTGATGATGTCCAGCTGTTCTCTCAGGCCCATCTCCGTGCTGACCTTCCGACTCAGGTACTCGATGTACTCCACCTGGAGGGAAACGGGACGCATTAGGTTTTGTGAGCGTCGCTCCTTTCTTCCAGGtatctccgccgccgccgcgggtTTGACTGAGCGTCGCGGTCGGCTTTGTTTACCTGCTCGTCGTTGGTCATGGCACTCCATGGCAACTCATCCAGGTTGCGATGAGGGTGGGTCTTTGGCCTCCTCTTGGAAAACAGACACGGCGAGCTCGGCACGCTCGGGATGATGTCAGAGAGGACATCGCTGCCGCTGGCGATGTCACTTCCTGGCaactgagaggacagaggtgaGACTTGTTATCTCTTCTGTGCCCAAAGcacgttaaaaaaataaaagaaatcacTTCCAGGTCGGCTAACAACCAACCTGCCACTCAAACTCGCTGTCGGACCAATCCCAGTAggtgctgatggaggaggagacgtcaCTGCAAACACTGCCCTCTGGAAACAGGTCCAGGGAGGTCAGTTCCTGGTCATCCAGAAGGGAGTAGCAGTCGTCCTGGTCCCCCACggacacagaggagaagagCTCCTCGCTGCACTCGGAGCTGGCGACGCTGGTACCACAGGAAGTGAGGTTCCACCTGGGGGGAGAACAGTGAGGGAACGTCAGAGCGCATTCTGCGAGGACTTTCGGGAAATGGGTCAGATTGTTCTCCTGAGACAGAGAGGCGAATACCCAGGGGAAGGAGCCACTTCAATTCTCAAAAAGCCTTTTCACATTATAAACTTTCATCTTAACGAAAGGATAGAGAAAAAATATATGGTGCAGAAGTCACTGAGGGCAATATTTAGACCTAGaattcttcaaaataagagattAAAATGCTGCTCTTTCACATGATGCACAGACATTTTTGGTGGACATCTTCAATAAAATGTCCAAAAAGTTTGACCTCACAGACACGCGCgcgtgaacacaaacacacacacacacacactctccacttGCCTGTTGCTGTTGAAGCGGTGTAGGGGATCTGTTCTGTGGCAAGATGAGAGTTGAAAGCCAAAGTCACTGACATCCAGGGTCCCCACGTCGCTGAGGTTGGTTctttgggagaggagagggaaaggaTGCTCCGGGGCCAAGAACTTCTCATACAGAGACTCAGACATGGCTAAGTGTACCTGACGCAGCGAAAGAGGCAACGGGTTAGAGAAACATGAAGGGACCCTTTTTAATAGAAATACGGTCTTAATAATCACCACATTGAAAAAACACATCCGACATGGACTCAAACGGCAGTATGTATTGGCTGGACAGGTGTCCAAGATTGTGTCCACAGGATATTCAGCATTCATTTGATccggtttgtttgtttacaaaaaTCCCTGATGCAAAGTCTCCACAACAGACACTGCTCATGAACGAAGCTTGCTGTACTAAGAATAAATACACCATCAACATTGTGTCTGGACCAAAGTTGGAAGGATACTATTGGATATTACTACATCACATTATTTTCTGTAAAGGAAATATTAGATAGAGTCAGAGATATATAGTTGTTTGCATAATTAGGTTATGGGATGTATTAATTTACCCCAGATGTGCACAGAGATGTATGAATAGGGGAGCAGGTGTACATGACTGCTGCATATTCATGTATTTTATGATATTTACTTGTTGTTTGGGTTTGGAAGGGAAATAAACGTCACACTGAGAAATCAAACTGTGCTTCTAACGTCGTCATCGTCCTCCAGCTGCATGACCCGTACACAGTGGAACCTTCAACCACACAAATGATGagctaaaatgtaaataaaggcaGCTGCAGTGCTCCAGCAATGTCGTACGCAGTTAATTAACAAAGCCAAACgtattaattaaaatgtgatCGAGCAGCAACATCAGCTCCTCGAGCTCATCTGCATCGGGGACCCTCTGCGTGGAGAGCAGACTCGTTAATGTCGTGGGCGTATTTTAGGAAGCTAAGTGGAATGCTAACGCTCGGGTTATGCGTTGACGATCCACGTTTAGCATCAATTTGCCGGAATAGTTGATTTTTCTCAACAAAGAGAAACGCTTTACTGCATGCAAAGCATATTTgtcgaaataaataaaacgtagTGCAGCATTAGAGACAGTTTGGATACACGTGTTCGTCCTGTGGTTAGAGCACAACACACGGCTAACTCcgtgagctaacgttagctgctaATCCTCCAAATGTCCACGTCGCGATCATCAAGCCGACCAACCGACACCGAGCTCGCGCCGGCTGTCGGCCTGTCCCACCGCGATACACGCTCACACAGGTTACACGCCCCCGGGGACGCGGTGGTGGAGGCGCTAGCTACATTAAAACACCAACCTTTTGTCGTTCAAAGAATGACCATTTCTGCCACCTCCATTTGCAAAATCCTTTCTTTTCCAGCGATGACCTGAGTTGTCACCGCGAGACTCGCGGGAGCGAGCGCAGCGTCACGTGACGCGAGGGCGGAAGCTGTCAGAGTAAACAGAAACTCGCTTTCAGAAAGAGGAGCACAGACGGCTATATTTTGGTAGAATTTGGTATAATTTAGCGATTTAGCTGTTAACTCCACAAAAGGTGAGTCATGTCTTCAAGCCAGGCGAAGGACTCCAGCTTTTTCGGGGGCAGGATACCAGCGGAAATAGAGTCACTGTCGAAAAACCTGAAGGATGTGGACCAAGAGACGTTCAGGAAGATACTGAAAGGTGAATGTCGTTATTACCCTCTTGTCGTTCAATATTATTGTCTCTTTAAATAGCTACTTATAGGTTTAAATGTGTGTCGCtaatacatgtatattagtGGTGCATTGTACATACTGGGGGCGTCCATGTGGCTCACGCACTTATTGAACGTCTTAGATCACGGGACCAGGGTCCAGAGTGTCCAGCAGAGACCGTTATTATATCAACATAGTGACACTTAAACTGGctggtgttacggtttaagaagcgaccgtgttaactggtgactttgaaccgaacgcgtccgttgttgtcgtagtaGCTGTACTGTGGAACATAGAAAGAAAACACGTAGCTGCCCTCGTAAATCCTACATTGTTTAATcggtacagtatatattattatatagggTTTGACACTGTATTACACAATTAAACCAGGAGGcattccagtgtttcccctagttttccagcttcaggggggcgggaccgaccgacacaaacacacaatgccatatatatattaatgttatgttcgctcgctttggcggtgctatattttgatagttattAAGTGTGTAGTAGTTAAAGAAAAGACGGCTAATtaaggctagcgccgtttagATAGCAGTACCActatagtataataataataatgttatatgTCCcagagtataataataataataatgttatatatgAGGAtgcatgtgtctgttttttgtgtttaaagATGCTTCACACAGATTGAGAGCATTTAGATTGCTTCAGCTCTCAAAATGGCGACGACGAGCAGCTTAGGCATccaaatatatagatttatttattatatctagatttatatattattttaaaaactaaaatgtcacTTCTAAATCTGAACCGCTTTCCCCCCACAatacaaaactagaatgggcactcagtagagcgcataccttcacatatcacaagattgggcattgcattatgaacattttggcattagttgcatgccaattggataaaaactgaccgtgctatggtaaaaagaagattttgacctttccatgaccttgacatttgacccgatcaatcccaaaatctaatcaaatggtccccggataataaccaaacatcccaccaaattgcatgcgattcaagaagattttgacctttccttgacctttgacccgattgatcccaaaatctaatcaaatggtccccggataataaccaatcatcccaccaaatttcatgcgattcggtttaatactttttgagttaggcgaataacacgcatacaaataaatacgcggcgatcaaaacataaccttccgcattttcaatgcgaaggtaacaatgattGACTGGTTTTCATCATGTTATTGATGTGCACTGACAGCGTGCACTAACAACGTGCACTAACAACGTGCACTGACAGCGTGCACTGACAGCGTGCACGCtacatgaaatataaaaatgcaaaaacataAATGCGCTTGATTCTCCTGAAACAGCAACACCGTGTTGTTTTTCTGTGACGTCGcgtgtgacgtcacggagcgcaGAACCAGAGTTTGGATATAGAGCCGGCCGCCACGAGTCCGTTGCGTTTCCTGGAGAGGAAACGGCGCCCGAGGTCCAACGGTACTCCGGTACCGGAGCCAGGGCCTGGTCGCGCGTTGAGCGGCTCGGACCCCGGGTGGAGTTCGCTCTACTCCCGTGTTGCATCACCCCCCGGTGACCGGCACACTTATCGTGACAATGCCATTTACTCGCCACCCTGTTATTATGGTCGGGGAAACACTGCATTCACAAGGACAGCTATAGGCCGACGTGTTCTCCATCCTATTTGTCCAGCTGTGGTCAGCGGCCTGGAGGGGAAGGACTGCAGGGTGGCGATGAGGTCGATCGCGGAGAGCAGCCCCGTCCCCCAGGAGAGGCTCATCCACGTGGTCGCTGGGACGTACCGGGTGCTGTCCGAGGCCATCCGCCTGCCCACGACGGCCCTGAAGCAGGAGGTGAGCTGCCGGTCGACGCTGGAGATGAGACCGTGTTGGAAGTACATACAGACGTGTTGACATGTAATATGATGGAGGAAAAAGCCCCGGCCCGACGATAACATTAATGGGGACTGCTTTGGATTCAGGTGTTTCACTTCTACGATCGTGTGCTTGCCTGCTTGATGTCAGAAGATAAATAATTAATGGTATTAGTGTCTTCCCAGACAGGCCATTCATCCTAATCCCTTGCTCCATACTTCTTCTTACTGagtacactgccgttcaaaagtttggggtcatccagacaatttcgtgtcttccatgaaaactcacttttatttatcaaatgaattgaaaattgaaaagaaaatatagtcaagacattgacaaggttagaaataattattaatatttgaagtattaattttgttcttcaaacttcaatctcaaaggaaggccagttgtatcgcttatatcaccagcataactgttttcagctgtgcgaacataattgcacaagggttttctaatcagatattagtcttctaaggcgattagcaaacacaatgtaccattagaacactggagtgatcgttgatggaaatgggcctctatacaaaAAAGCACAGGTGGAAATTTTACAATTAATgatgacacacaacacacttgtATCGAGGGCCACACGTGCGAACGTAATCACGAGCACGGTACGACACATTTGTAGGATGTGAACCATTATTCAATCTTGGAGCAAACGATACTTaacgtcgtgtgtgtgtgtccacgtttAGGCCTTCAGAGAAGATCTCCGAGAACTGAGGTAAGGCTCGTTGTTTTCATCACACACGCAATGTTTTGATGCGCTCGCACGTTCCAACCCAGAATGCCTGAATCCGCTGTTGTCTGTTAGGATACCTGAAGACTTCATCACAGACTTCTCCAGTGTGGTTTTCGGCAACAGGTTTGTTGAACGTACAGCCTCtgaatatttatacatttagtctttttgtgtcttttcctTTGCCCGAGTTGGGTTTGGCTTTAATTACATTCATGAAGAAATGGTTgctgtgtgaccccccccctctctctctttgtactGGTAGGCGTGCAGCTCTCGACACAGCGACCTCCCGGAATGACCCACACCTCCCCACGGTAGAGGACTTTAAATGGAGGGTGGATGTCGCCATTTCCACAAGGTAATGTCCCGTCTCGGAGAAGTTTCCCCCTCCGACCAGTTCATAAAGGCTTTTCTGTGTGGTGTGCCGTAGGTCTTTGTTGGGTGAAAATAAATCTCTAACCATAGTGTGAGGTGTTTTTGATGTCTTTGCATACAAGACGAGGTGGGTGGTTGGACTGAGCCTGCTAAATAAACAGATGCGTACATTTCGGAAACACTTCTCTGATAAAACATAactagtctcctctctctctctccacagctcTTTAGCCAGGGCTCTGCAGCCTTCTGTCCTGATGCAGATGAAACTATCGGATGGGAGCTTTCACCGCTTCGAGGTACTCTTTGCAATTACCTTATTTTTTTCTCTGAATGCATGTGTTCCAGATCATGAATACAGAAGCTACTCAGTCTAATCCTTGCTTTTTGACACCGGTACTGACGTTGTATAGAGCAATGTGCCGTATTCATGAAAGAAACATGGACTCCAGTGGTTGTTGAAAGAGAGAACTCCCCCAGATACAGGTGCAATACCAGATATCAGACATTCAGGTTGCATAACAAAAGGTCTCTTGGTTTGAGTGGGAAATGTGTGTCTTCCCATGGATGGTCATTTTGTCCGCATGGCTCGTGTTGGTTCTGCACCGTAGTGCGCGCGTGTTTCCAGTTTATCTCCAGCCTGCGGGCACAAAGCAGTTGGTGGTTAGCCAGCAGGCTAATGCCGGTCTGTTTGAGTTGTTACATAACAGGATCACAGTTGAATAATTGAGGTAACATTTATTAATTACAGCCTAACCTAGAACCTCCTTCTGATCCACTGCGACAGTAAAGTCCACTTGTTTGTGCAGCAACGCCACGTTAAACTTTTCTACATTCACGACAAAGCAGAACAGATACGATAAAAAAGTTCTGTCTCTTAGAAAATCAGACAACTTGTGTTCTAAACATACAAATGTGCTCATTTTAAATCATGagttatacaataaatatattaaacatttcACACAAACTGGATCCAATCTTCCACATGTAGTGAGATGCATTGATCAACAGGGGGCGCCA encodes the following:
- the fam199x gene encoding protein FAM199X isoform X1; protein product: MNAEYPVDTILDTCPANTYCRLSPCRMCFFNVVIIKTVFLLKRVPSCFSNPLPLSLRQVHLAMSESLYEKFLAPEHPFPLLSQRTNLSDVGTLDVSDFGFQLSSCHRTDPLHRFNSNRWNLTSCGTSVASSECSEELFSSVSVGDQDDCYSLLDDQELTSLDLFPEGSVCSDVSSSISTYWDWSDSEFEWQLPGSDIASGSDVLSDIIPSVPSSPCLFSKRRPKTHPHRNLDELPWSAMTNDEQVEYIEYLSRKVSTEMGLREQLDIIKIIDPCAQISPTDSEFIIELNCLTDEKLKQVRNYIREHSPRQRASSTREGWKRSSHSSGSTGGVSVASSSNASMVSSASSSGGSTASNSVAGGAASACSGGSVSNMSRAHSDGNLSSTGERIRDSKKRSKQRKLQQKAMRKRQLKEQRQARKERLSGLFLNEEVLALRVTEEDDHVDDLDILM
- the fam199x gene encoding protein FAM199X isoform X2, translating into MSESLYEKFLAPEHPFPLLSQRTNLSDVGTLDVSDFGFQLSSCHRTDPLHRFNSNRWNLTSCGTSVASSECSEELFSSVSVGDQDDCYSLLDDQELTSLDLFPEGSVCSDVSSSISTYWDWSDSEFEWQLPGSDIASGSDVLSDIIPSVPSSPCLFSKRRPKTHPHRNLDELPWSAMTNDEQVEYIEYLSRKVSTEMGLREQLDIIKIIDPCAQISPTDSEFIIELNCLTDEKLKQVRNYIREHSPRQRASSTREGWKRSSHSSGSTGGVSVASSSNASMVSSASSSGGSTASNSVAGGAASACSGGSVSNMSRAHSDGNLSSTGERIRDSKKRSKQRKLQQKAMRKRQLKEQRQARKERLSGLFLNEEVLALRVTEEDDHVDDLDILM
- the commd5 gene encoding COMM domain-containing protein 5 isoform X1, with the translated sequence MSSSQAKDSSFFGGRIPAEIESLSKNLKDVDQETFRKILKAVVSGLEGKDCRVAMRSIAESSPVPQERLIHVVAGTYRVLSEAIRLPTTALKQEAFREDLRELRIPEDFITDFSSVVFGNRRAALDTATSRNDPHLPTVEDFKWRVDVAISTSSLARALQPSVLMQMKLSDGSFHRFEVSVSKFQELRYNVALILKEMNDLEKRNILKIQD
- the commd5 gene encoding COMM domain-containing protein 5 isoform X2, with translation MSSSQAKDSSFFGGRIPAEIESLSKNLKDVDQETFRKILKAVVSGLEGKDCRVAMRSIAESSPVPQERLIHVVAGTYRVLSEAIRLPTTALKQEAFREDLRELRIPEDFITDFSSVVFGNRRAALDTATSRNDPHLPTVEDFKWRVDVAISTSSLARALQPSVLMQMKLSDGSFHRFEAFTKQLSRHFMVNVKHKPSYYSNYIC